A stretch of the Candidatus Neomarinimicrobiota bacterium genome encodes the following:
- a CDS encoding NYN domain-containing protein, which yields METVKFYTGIPDRSDKVFWHEFWANKLAVMGRQIQIFSRPQRYRNQTVELPDGTQHIMLVGEEKGIDVRIALDVVRMAHRKEYDVALVFSQDQDLSEVVDEVRTISIDQDRRIKIACAYPVSPTYDNRRGINHTDWIQIDRAAYSACIDSRDYGPKGAWRNAP from the coding sequence TTGGAAACCGTAAAGTTCTACACCGGTATTCCAGATCGGAGTGACAAGGTCTTCTGGCACGAGTTTTGGGCAAACAAGTTAGCCGTCATGGGTCGGCAGATTCAAATATTTTCTAGACCCCAGCGTTATCGGAACCAGACCGTCGAGCTACCTGATGGGACCCAACATATCATGCTCGTGGGTGAAGAAAAGGGCATTGATGTTCGCATTGCTCTGGATGTCGTGAGGATGGCTCACAGAAAGGAATATGATGTAGCCTTGGTTTTCAGTCAGGATCAGGATCTGTCGGAAGTGGTGGATGAGGTTCGAACCATCTCTATCGACCAGGACCGTCGGATCAAGATTGCCTGTGCCTACCCCGTCAGCCCTACTTACGATAACCGGAGAGGCATCAATCATACTGACTGGATTCAAATTGATCGCGCCGCTTATTCTGCCTGTATTGATTCGCGCGATTACGGCCCGAAAGGTGCCTGGAGGAATGCTCCGTGA
- a CDS encoding DUF1156 domain-containing protein, with product MSRPRLLIEEWLPARAIGIECMRERGSSSALAPHTYLHVWWARRPLVASRAAVLGSLLPADFDHARFERLLGFGKPSEDLIQIRDLMDMGKRVKGGFGCGRAFSNQISPDSIQLALDVMNDLWDELPIVMDPMAGGGSIPLEAARLGIGAIAGELNPVACSVLEATVVYPFQFDSDLVIKVRDWGKEWEKRVSKRMLGIYAHEEKGTLVHAFIFARTVPCPDTGHPTPLVPDWHLLKPKNKLQKHVVAMPVNIDKQTGHWEIEIRPAHDGIPDPTYYGGKGHSLFDKDASISSQYIKSHAQLGHLRSWLYAVAVKTPKGLTFRNPTKDDLNALKAAEEELNRVRPEWERENVIPTEEYPAITTDPRPRVYGMPKWADLFSPRQLLAAGVLVQELRKLKPEIVSNEGQKQADVIEHLLAFALDKLLNYNCILASWHAPRQVIRSVFDRHDYSFKATYTEMAITIEGVGLAWAIDQMLDSYEKLATLPRFKRDSQNPLVYSGSATNLSSFEGKSITAVVIDPPYQGNVQYAELADFFYVWLKRTQGHRRPEWFSTYLCDYAEEAVTNTSRFRRNGKSASEGYKEAQQFYQQKMTDIFLEARRVLRDDGVLTVMFTHKAQEAWEALFESIVSAGFTITATWPIKTESEHSLHQAKKNAAQSTVILVARKREPGAGRAWFDEDFKQEIRERVRSAANRLEKQGLNPVDQLVGTFGPAMEVYSRYDEVRDPEEGPIGVDRAIDLAAEAVSDWRLKKLAERGLTGVDPPSQFCLLCWDVLQAGEFRFNEAKLLGNAVGMDVDRLYDLGLTKKKSDNVIMLSAQERRRSNPVTYEEQLSLIGEARRRGRGSGRKIHADDEMFEYAIDMAHALVLRFQESGGETGGGIGSCKSMALHMGWGKDSAVARLIEALVKAAPPAVRFPGKKGKQTAAEKFPEFRAWHSILKPVFDLEPPEWKEPKEVEQIRLEV from the coding sequence GTGAGCCGTCCCCGCCTTCTCATCGAGGAATGGCTCCCGGCCCGTGCTATTGGGATCGAGTGTATGCGTGAGCGAGGCAGTTCTAGTGCTCTGGCACCCCATACCTATCTTCACGTCTGGTGGGCCCGACGGCCCCTGGTGGCTAGCCGGGCAGCTGTCCTGGGATCACTGCTGCCGGCGGACTTTGATCATGCCAGATTTGAAAGATTGCTGGGATTCGGCAAGCCTAGTGAAGATTTGATCCAGATCAGAGACTTAATGGATATGGGAAAGAGAGTGAAAGGAGGTTTCGGTTGTGGAAGAGCATTTTCAAATCAAATCTCCCCTGATTCGATCCAGCTTGCCCTCGATGTCATGAATGACCTTTGGGATGAGCTTCCAATAGTTATGGATCCCATGGCTGGTGGTGGTTCCATACCACTTGAGGCTGCCAGGCTGGGAATCGGCGCGATCGCGGGTGAACTCAACCCCGTAGCCTGCTCTGTTCTTGAAGCTACAGTAGTGTACCCATTTCAATTCGATTCAGACCTAGTTATTAAGGTCAGGGATTGGGGAAAAGAATGGGAAAAGAGAGTGAGCAAGAGGATGTTGGGTATATATGCTCACGAAGAGAAGGGTACACTTGTTCACGCATTTATCTTCGCCCGTACTGTTCCCTGCCCTGATACGGGTCATCCTACGCCACTCGTACCCGATTGGCACCTTTTGAAACCCAAAAACAAACTCCAGAAACATGTCGTAGCAATGCCAGTCAACATCGACAAGCAAACAGGACATTGGGAAATTGAAATCCGTCCTGCCCACGACGGAATTCCTGATCCCACATATTACGGAGGGAAAGGTCATAGCCTTTTTGACAAAGACGCATCCATATCCTCACAATATATCAAGTCTCACGCCCAACTGGGTCACCTGAGAAGCTGGCTGTATGCCGTGGCTGTAAAGACACCAAAGGGTCTCACTTTCCGCAACCCAACAAAGGATGATCTTAACGCGTTGAAAGCCGCTGAAGAGGAGCTGAACCGCGTGAGACCTGAATGGGAACGGGAGAATGTGATTCCAACGGAAGAATATCCAGCGATTACCACAGATCCCCGACCGAGGGTATACGGTATGCCAAAGTGGGCCGACCTATTCTCCCCTCGCCAATTGTTGGCTGCTGGAGTCCTTGTTCAAGAGCTACGCAAACTGAAACCGGAAATTGTATCAAATGAGGGTCAGAAACAAGCAGATGTCATCGAGCACTTACTGGCGTTTGCCCTCGACAAGCTTCTCAACTACAATTGCATTTTGGCCTCATGGCATGCTCCACGTCAGGTAATTCGGAGCGTTTTTGACCGTCATGACTATTCTTTCAAGGCAACGTACACTGAGATGGCCATCACAATCGAGGGTGTGGGTCTAGCTTGGGCAATCGATCAGATGCTTGATTCCTATGAAAAACTGGCGACGCTGCCTCGCTTCAAAAGAGATAGCCAAAATCCACTAGTGTATTCTGGATCAGCTACTAACTTGTCTTCGTTTGAAGGTAAATCTATCACAGCTGTCGTTATCGATCCCCCATATCAAGGCAACGTTCAATATGCTGAGCTGGCGGATTTTTTCTACGTGTGGCTCAAACGAACACAGGGGCACCGGCGTCCCGAATGGTTTTCGACGTATCTCTGTGATTACGCAGAAGAAGCGGTGACGAACACTTCACGGTTCCGAAGAAACGGCAAGTCAGCGAGTGAGGGCTACAAAGAAGCACAGCAATTCTATCAACAAAAAATGACGGATATCTTTCTTGAAGCCAGGAGGGTACTAAGGGATGACGGGGTCCTGACCGTGATGTTCACCCATAAAGCTCAGGAAGCCTGGGAAGCCCTATTTGAATCTATTGTCTCAGCTGGGTTCACAATTACGGCTACCTGGCCGATCAAAACCGAAAGCGAACATTCATTGCATCAGGCCAAGAAGAATGCTGCCCAGAGTACGGTTATCCTGGTAGCGCGCAAGCGAGAACCTGGGGCAGGCAGGGCTTGGTTTGATGAGGATTTCAAGCAAGAAATCCGGGAAAGGGTCCGCAGCGCCGCCAACAGGCTTGAGAAACAGGGATTGAATCCTGTGGATCAGTTGGTGGGTACATTTGGACCCGCCATGGAGGTATACTCCCGATATGACGAAGTAAGGGATCCTGAAGAAGGACCTATTGGTGTCGACAGGGCCATTGATCTCGCGGCTGAGGCTGTTTCTGACTGGCGGTTGAAGAAGCTCGCAGAAAGGGGCCTAACCGGTGTGGACCCACCATCTCAGTTTTGCCTCCTCTGTTGGGATGTACTGCAGGCTGGTGAGTTTCGATTCAATGAGGCCAAACTTTTGGGTAATGCTGTAGGGATGGATGTTGATCGCCTGTATGATCTTGGATTGACCAAGAAGAAATCGGACAACGTGATAATGCTTTCGGCTCAGGAACGCCGCCGAAGCAACCCGGTCACTTATGAAGAGCAACTAAGCCTTATCGGTGAAGCTCGCCGTCGTGGTCGGGGTAGTGGCCGGAAGATACACGCTGACGATGAAATGTTTGAATATGCCATCGATATGGCTCACGCTTTGGTCCTTCGCTTTCAAGAATCCGGCGGAGAAACCGGAGGCGGGATTGGTTCGTGCAAGTCCATGGCACTACATATGGGGTGGGGGAAAGATTCCGCAGTAGCCCGTCTTATTGAAGCGTTGGTAAAGGCGGCTCCACCAGCGGTGCGTTTTCCTGGCAAGAAAGGCAAACAAACTGCGGCTGAGAAATTCCCCGAGTTCCGGGCCTGGCATAGCATTTTGAAACCAGTTTTTGATCTGGAACCCCCTGAGTGGAAAGAGCCCAAGGAAGTAGAGCAGATT
- a CDS encoding DUF499 domain-containing protein yields the protein MSTITSVLDGCKPRTEVLKGTLTDAMFGADFGAVVQGTSRAKIYSDGRTFFENTFPTSTLKKITHHVFSTLAKPESGLALRLSTGFGGGKSHALMVLWHLGKNIADRNMGIELLPVSGRPKKITVAAIDAEKLGAEKTTHKDVLTHSFWGELAYQIGGKSVYDLVAAEDHPHSVPDNQVISEMLGTDPVLVLIDEIVVYMKALDDRGRNSLQVFIRKLLTEITNRKQAVLVITDPAAQLAYDEEAKAIESQIRRLDEDLSRKVSDYEPIGREAAQIISRRLFEDIDRSKAGAVADVYQEIYQRIVSETDEAVPKEVLDKEYKKAIKDNFPFHPRLMETAQNRLGPLPNYQRSRGALRLFARIVRDVWSRKLDVPIISAADMNWNDADIQGELLSRLDRQEFSGAADEDIGHHARDLDKEYNTDMHTRVASALLLESLPLTDTSYLRREEVTQICIGPENAGHEPGEALDRLLGICWYTYPALAKDAFQFKTEANVNKLIEEGIASNMVPETEAVQNIHAIVEGYFRGASFSLKRWPETPADVRDEQKALSLSLCDSVEKARDIVNLSRKENGETQPRAYRNAIIAVAPEPGLLKQAVDNARRYLIASRIRKERKDPQIKKQINGILPKLERIHKISAVRGFNQIFLYNSEPRSLDEKYLVAKDETLFRGTGGQGKIMDYLNEKGLALKSTGALDPLVVVEKLVPAATPSTQYKGAVSCADVLDQAYRSSSLKLIVDTEPIRKGTEKAVLQGSLLLRTSDGRVYDDKGCIIGDEGQRQRREDLLTSFPLDEQTFVASSSASCASDWLHVDDVKKGDVVSEPPPPPAPLDFPVDIDNWEQAQKTAQERELLEGILKTNDVEAMSRLPSVAQPLSARTVRLTINMSGDLKDGGFLNFSLERIKPEHALKPLQKAAGFARNLRPEYDFEAKLELDFRSNDGQKGRSNMEGPLQQAHGQADDLIEVEFRFAPTK from the coding sequence ATGAGTACAATTACCTCCGTGCTGGATGGCTGTAAGCCAAGGACAGAAGTACTTAAGGGTACCCTCACCGACGCAATGTTTGGTGCGGATTTCGGCGCCGTGGTCCAAGGCACATCAAGGGCGAAGATATATAGTGATGGCAGGACCTTTTTTGAGAACACTTTTCCGACGAGTACGCTGAAAAAGATTACTCATCACGTATTTTCCACCCTTGCCAAACCGGAATCAGGCCTGGCCCTCCGACTCTCCACAGGTTTTGGCGGTGGGAAGAGCCACGCCCTCATGGTCCTGTGGCACTTAGGAAAAAATATTGCAGATAGAAATATGGGGATTGAACTCCTTCCGGTGTCAGGCAGACCCAAGAAAATCACGGTTGCCGCGATTGATGCAGAGAAGCTCGGAGCAGAGAAGACAACGCATAAGGATGTCCTCACTCATAGTTTCTGGGGAGAGCTTGCCTATCAGATTGGTGGGAAATCCGTGTATGATCTGGTTGCCGCTGAAGATCATCCTCACTCCGTACCCGATAATCAGGTAATATCGGAAATGTTGGGTACTGACCCCGTTCTAGTGCTTATCGATGAGATCGTCGTCTATATGAAGGCACTTGATGACCGTGGGCGAAATTCCTTGCAGGTGTTCATAAGAAAACTCCTGACGGAGATTACTAATCGAAAACAGGCAGTACTGGTGATTACGGATCCAGCTGCCCAGCTTGCCTATGATGAGGAAGCAAAAGCGATTGAATCTCAGATCAGGAGACTGGACGAGGATCTAAGCCGAAAGGTGTCAGACTATGAGCCCATCGGCAGAGAGGCTGCTCAAATCATTAGTCGTCGGCTATTTGAGGATATCGATCGATCGAAAGCCGGGGCTGTTGCCGATGTATATCAAGAGATTTATCAGCGCATTGTGTCGGAGACTGACGAAGCAGTGCCGAAGGAGGTCTTGGACAAAGAATACAAGAAGGCAATCAAAGATAACTTCCCCTTCCATCCCCGGCTTATGGAGACAGCGCAGAATCGGTTAGGACCCCTGCCAAACTATCAGCGTAGCCGGGGGGCACTCCGGCTTTTCGCACGCATTGTTCGTGATGTCTGGTCACGAAAGCTGGACGTCCCTATTATCTCTGCTGCTGATATGAATTGGAACGATGCGGACATCCAGGGCGAACTTCTCAGTCGGTTAGACCGGCAGGAGTTTTCAGGTGCTGCCGATGAGGATATCGGTCATCATGCAAGGGATCTGGACAAAGAGTACAATACTGATATGCATACTCGAGTTGCCTCGGCCCTTCTGCTGGAAAGTCTTCCACTGACAGATACATCATATCTGCGGAGGGAAGAAGTCACACAGATATGTATTGGACCTGAAAATGCTGGCCACGAACCTGGTGAAGCGCTAGATCGTCTGCTCGGCATCTGCTGGTATACATATCCAGCTCTCGCCAAAGACGCGTTCCAATTCAAGACAGAAGCGAATGTCAACAAATTGATTGAAGAGGGTATCGCTTCGAACATGGTTCCTGAAACTGAAGCGGTACAGAATATCCATGCGATTGTTGAGGGTTATTTCCGGGGGGCATCTTTCTCACTAAAACGATGGCCAGAAACTCCCGCCGATGTCCGGGATGAGCAAAAGGCATTGTCTCTGTCCCTCTGCGATTCCGTGGAAAAAGCTAGAGATATTGTCAATCTCTCGCGCAAAGAAAATGGTGAGACTCAACCCAGGGCTTACCGCAATGCAATCATCGCTGTGGCTCCCGAACCCGGCCTCCTTAAACAGGCAGTGGATAATGCCCGTCGCTATCTTATAGCCTCAAGGATCAGAAAAGAACGCAAAGACCCACAAATCAAGAAGCAGATAAACGGTATTTTGCCTAAGCTGGAGAGGATCCATAAGATCTCTGCCGTTCGAGGCTTCAATCAGATTTTCCTTTACAATTCTGAACCAAGATCGCTCGATGAGAAATACCTTGTAGCAAAGGATGAGACTCTCTTCAGGGGCACTGGAGGCCAGGGAAAGATCATGGATTACCTGAATGAAAAGGGGTTAGCGCTCAAGTCGACGGGAGCGCTGGATCCTTTGGTTGTGGTGGAAAAGCTTGTCCCCGCTGCCACTCCCAGCACTCAGTATAAGGGAGCAGTATCCTGCGCTGACGTCTTGGATCAGGCTTACAGGTCCTCCAGCCTCAAGCTCATCGTTGATACGGAACCAATCCGTAAAGGGACTGAAAAAGCTGTCCTTCAAGGGAGTCTTCTGCTACGCACAAGTGACGGCCGGGTCTACGATGACAAGGGGTGTATCATCGGCGACGAAGGACAGCGTCAACGAAGAGAAGATCTGCTGACTAGTTTTCCTCTCGATGAACAGACATTCGTGGCGTCATCTTCGGCATCTTGTGCCAGTGATTGGCTCCATGTAGATGATGTGAAGAAGGGTGATGTTGTATCAGAGCCACCACCACCGCCAGCACCACTTGATTTTCCCGTTGATATTGACAACTGGGAGCAGGCACAAAAAACAGCTCAAGAACGGGAGCTGTTAGAGGGAATTTTGAAGACCAACGACGTTGAAGCTATGAGCCGTCTTCCTTCTGTGGCCCAGCCTCTCTCGGCTCGGACAGTCCGCCTCACTATCAACATGTCCGGAGATTTGAAAGATGGCGGTTTCTTGAACTTCTCTCTCGAGAGGATCAAGCCTGAACATGCCTTGAAGCCGCTGCAAAAGGCCGCGGGGTTTGCTCGAAACTTAAGACCCGAGTATGATTTCGAGGCGAAACTGGAACTCGATTTCCGGAGTAACGATGGACAAAAGGGACGGTCAAACATGGAAGGTCCCCTTCAGCAGGCACATGGCCAAGCCGACGATCTGATTGAGGTGGAGTTTAGGTTCGCCCCGACAAAGTAG